In Kryptolebias marmoratus isolate JLee-2015 linkage group LG11, ASM164957v2, whole genome shotgun sequence, the following proteins share a genomic window:
- the mapk8ip2 gene encoding C-Jun-amino-terminal kinase-interacting protein 2 isoform X2, producing MADRAEMFSLSTFHSLSPPGCRPSHDISLEEFDDEDLSEITDDCGIGLNYDSDPYEKDSLILEKNDIHHPVCSFQDDFQEFEMIDDEDDDDEEEEVDPDAPPSPSVSPPLSPTLGTLKSRPTTLNLTTAVSQDSLNNNSSLSPKKGSWQDSLRNPASQGRLSPTHSCLVDGSHVTGQCPASPVSQAPGLQSKGSFGHHRSHSGSTDFTEPKADPSIQTARVPSIDEHSQCSDTEVDHDLNSDHNHKHSNRRPTDTYTITSESGMEQENDLDLDGTSHCLSSTAPMGANDGADTPLSDEELEKDFEVEFMCKETYDIVCKEIQSSYVEFPSIESHEPALFSSYQSSSRSEVLDQSNSSEALSVSATVAEANDSTSPSSDPGIADMNQQGYVTSDQDKDLSSPGSDSDVEGELEAAFACGGPVVSNMISSISETELDLTSDESSSGRSSHLTNSIEEASSPTSDQELDPDTELEQDSGIVGLKASLLLGQPDPIKEGSLVPSPSPLPSPTIATPSPVDSPILPPESYDDDQALMGLQSVDDELSCEHQADPDETLPPTQFSEDRLSRPMVLEIEPDHGLESFKRSFYLPVGPRLMPTQDDYDETSEGDSESESEDDLSENSDSPWLLSNLVNRMISEGSYPISCPEECFKRQASVSDTISPSSDIGDGDSFNDEVQEIRAEMEESQERDKEGEGYHKERTARSQNNESLKKEVMKSSQLYMSNPIGDATSPLILECCAKNEQGTIDLNPVYTAKDCDKNSTHKPSKNAWSQEDEEPNNDLMMLESRRDLDSPSLSESVISDKDEGRETEPRPTSRSAASLERITEVKHSLTLDIPSAQTNRCFSLTYSTDNDEEEEEDGDSYPFLGSLRKQSYNDSDLELDSSPPIDSSVHNHSLPDHDLPLCEKDLALRQPNEDDGLAYDSMKYTLVVDENTTLELVSLRRCTSVLSDDSELSTPCDGEVLGRDEVNYVRKNGEVRPDLLSSSEDSSPEADLPFSKKFLNVFVNSTSRSSSTESFGLFSCTINGEERDQTHRAVYRFIPRHTDELELDVDDPLYVEEEEDDYWYRGYNMRTGEKGIFPGFYAQEVIGQSKELLGLKRNPAWIETFSVQFLGSVEVPYHQGNGILCAAMQKIAISRKRTVHVRPPSLCELEISLQGVKLIMSLEDEYDTLDEFDRCSHFFQMKNISFCGCHPRNNCYFGFITKHPMLNRFACHVFVSQESMRPVAECVGRAFQEYYQEHLEYACPTEDIYLE from the exons ATGGCGGACAGGGCTGAGATGTTCTCTCTATCCACTTTCCATTCCCTCTCCCCGCCTGGCTGCAG gCCATCCCACGACATTAGCCTGGAGGAGTTTGATGATGAAGATCTCTCTGAAATCACAGACGACTGTGGGATTGGACTCAACTATGACTCTGATCCGTATGAAAAG GATTCCCTTATTCTGGAGAAGAACGACATACACCACCCAGTCTGCTCCTTCCAGGATGACTTCCAGGAGTTTGAGATGattgatgatgaagatgatgatgatgaagaggaggaggttgACCCCGATGCACCTCCATCTCCTTCAGTTTCCCCTCCTCTCTCACCGACTCTTGGCACCTTGAAGAGCAGACCCACCACGCTGAACCTCACCACTGCTGTGTCACAG GATTCGTTGAACAACAACAGCAGTCTATCTCCGAAGAAAGGAAGCTGGCAGGATTCTTTACGCAACCCAGCTTCACAAG GTCGTCTGTCTCCAACCCACTCATGTCTGGTAGATGGTAGTCATGTGACTGGCCAGTGCCCAGCCTCTCCGGTTTCCCAAGCTCCAGGGTTGCAGAGCAAAG GCTCATTTGGTCACCATAGGTCCCACTCTGGCTCCACTGATTTTACTGAACCAAAGGCCGACCCTTCAATCCAGACAGCCAGAGTACCCTCCATAGACGAGCACTCACAGTGTTCCGACACAGAGGTGGACCATGACCTCAACAGCGACCACAATCACAAACACTCAAACCGGCGCCCCACAGACACCTACACAATCACCAGCGAGTCAGGAATGGAGCAAGAAAATGATCTTGACCTGGATGGAACCAGTCATTGTTTGTCATCCACGGCACCCATGGGCGCTAACGATGGTGCTGATACACCCTTGTCTGATGAAGAGTTGGAAAAAGACTTTGAAGTGGAGTTTATGTGTAAGGAGACCTATGATATTGTGTGCAAGGAAATTCAGTCGTCATATGTGGAATTCCCCTCCATTGAATCCCATGAGCCTGCATTGTTTTCCAGCTATCAGTCATCAAGCCGCTCAGAAGTTCTCGATCAGTCCAACAGTTCAGAAGCTCTATCAGTTTCTGCCACAGTTGCAGAAGCTAATGATTCCACTTCTCCATCCTCAGACCCAGGGATAGCAGATATGAACCAACAGGGCTATGTGACCTCAGACCAGGACAAGGACCTCAGCTCCCCAGGCTCCGATTCTGATGTTGAAGGGGAGCTGGAGGCAGCTTTTGCTTGTGGAGGACCTGTGGTTTCAAACATGATTTCCTCCATTTCAGAGACAGAGTTAGATCTGACCAGTGATGAGAGCAGCAGTGGACGCTCGTCTCATCTCACCAACTCCATTGAGGAGGCCAGCTCACCTACCTCAGACCAGGAATTGGACCCAGATACAGAGTTAGAGCAGGACAGTGGAATAGTTGGACTGAAAGCATCACTGCTTCTGGGTCAGCCTGACCCAATCAAAGAAGGTTCTCTTGTaccctctccttctcctcttccctCACCCACTATTGCGACCCCCTCCCCTGTTGACTCACCCATCTTACCCCCTGAGTCCTATGATGATGATCAAGCTCTGATGGGGTTGCAGAGTGTGGATGATGAGCTGTCTTGTGAGCACCAGGCAGATCCAGATGAAACTCTGCCTCCAACCCAGTTTAGTGAGGACCGTCTGTCCAGACCAATGGTGCTTGAGATAGAACCAGACCATGGTCTAGAGAGCTTTAAGCGCTCCTTCTACCTGCCAGTGGGGCCCAGGCTAATGCCAACTCAAGATGACTATGATGAAACAAGTGAGGGAGACTCTGAATCAGAAAGTGAGGATGACCTGAGTGAGAACTCAGATTCTCCCTGGCTTCTTAGTAACTTAGTCAACAGGATGATCTCAGAGGGTTCGTATCCCATCAGCTGCCCCGAGGAGTGTTTTAAGAGACAAGCGTCTGTATCTGATACCATTTCACCATCTTCAGATATTGGGGATGGCGATAGTTTCAATGATGAAGTCCAGGAAATAAGAGCAGAAATGGAGGAATCACAGGAAAGGGACAAGGAAGGTGAAGGATACCACAAAGAGAGAACAGCAAGAAGCCAGAATAATGAGTCCTTGAAAAAAGAAGTAATGAAAAGTTCCCAACTCTATATGAGCAACCCCATTGGTGATGCCACTTCCCCACTGATTTTAGAATGCTGTGCAAAGAATGAACAGGGAACCATAGATTTAAACCCTGTTTATACTGCTAAAGACTGTGACAAGAACTCCACACATAAACCATCTAAGAATGCTTGGAGTCAGGAGGATGAAGAGCCCAATAATGATTTGATGATGCTGGAGAGCAGAAGGGATTTGGACTCACCCAGCCTTAGTGAGAGTGTGATTAGCGACAAGGATGAAGGTCGAGAAACAGAGCCCAGGCCAACAAGTCGTTCAGCAGCTTCTCTTGAGCGCATCACCGAGGTCAAACACAGTCTGACACTGGACATACCCTCTGCTCAGACCAACCGCTGCTTTAGCCTCACTTACTCCACAGACAATgacgaagaagaggaggaggatggtgaCTCCTATCCTTTCCTGGGCAGCTTGAGGAAGCAGTCTTATAATGATAGTGATTTAGAGCTTGACAGCTCGCCACCCATTGATTCCAGTGTGCACAATCATTCATTACCTGACCATGACCTCCCACTGTGCGAGAAAGATCTGGCTCTCAGGCAGCCAAATGAAGACGATGGACTGGCCTATGACTCCATGAAGTACACATTAGTGGTGGATGAGAATACAACACTGGAACTAGTTAGCCTTAGAAG GTGCACCTCAGTTCTGAGTGACGACAGTGAGCTTTCAACTCCTTGTGATGGTGAGGTCTTGGGGAGAGATGAGGTCAACTATGTCCGTAAAAATGGGGAAGTTAGGCCAGATCTTCTCAGCTCTTCTGAAGACTCATCTCCTGAGGCTGACCTGCCGTTTTCAAAGAAGTTCCTTAATGTGTTCGTCAACAGCACCTCACGCTCTTCCA GCACAGAATCTTTTGGACTTTTCTCGTGTACCATCAAtggagaggagagggaccaaACACACAGGGCAGTTTACAG GTTCATTCCCAGACATACAGATGAGCTGGAGCTGGATGTGGATGACCCTTTGTAtgtggaggaagaagaggatgacTACTGGTACAGAGGCTATAACATGCGGACAGGAGAGAAAGGGATCTTCCCCGGCTTCTATGCTCAGGAGGTCATAGGCCAGTCGAAGGAGTTGCTGG GCCTGAAAAGAAATCCAGCATGGATTGAGACTTTCAGCGTTCAGTTTTTGGGTTCCGTTGAGGTACCTTATCACCAAGGCAACGGCATTCTTTGTGCTGCCATGCAAAAG atTGCGATATCAAGAAAACGTACAGTACATGTGCGACCTCCATCTCTGTGTGAGTTGGAGATCAGCTTGCAAGGTGTAAAGCTAATTATGAGCCTGGAGGATGAATATGACACCCTTGATGAG TTTGACAGATGTAGTCACTTCTTCCAGATGAAGAACATCTCGTTCTGTGGATGTCATCCGAGGAACAATTG cTACTTTGGCTTCATCACTAAGCATCCAATGCTGAACAGATTTGCTTGCCATGTGTTTGTATCCCAGGAGTCCATGCGGCCTGTGGCTGAGTGTGTCGG tCGAGCCTTCCAGGAGTACTACCAGGAACATCTGGAGTACGCCTGCCCTACTGAAGACATCTACCTGGAGTAA